Proteins from a single region of Runella sp. SP2:
- a CDS encoding winged helix DNA-binding domain-containing protein: MINIAHQRLINQKIIDKGFQQPQDAVEFLGAIQAQDYPMSKWAVGIRTKNATDKTIEQALDKGLILRTHILRPTWHLVSPKDIRWMLALTAPHIHQISAHYNRKMELSSDLLNLTDELLAKAVEGDKHLTKAELMVHLELAGINTSAGRSSLILIHAELNGVLCSGKQNGKNNTYALLEERVAPAPSYTREESLGLLARRYFRSHGPATLQDFGWWSGLKISDAKLGLESVKSEFVSETIEGQTYWFLPNSQTALQPSTFLLPAFDEFMVSYKNRAASLDSSNVSTAITANGIFKPIIVVNGQVKGLWSRTFQKEKVNIQTHFFSDTITDPPLAKAVKEFASFLGKELT; the protein is encoded by the coding sequence ATGATAAACATTGCCCATCAACGATTAATCAATCAAAAAATCATTGACAAGGGTTTCCAACAACCCCAAGATGCGGTAGAATTTTTGGGCGCCATTCAAGCCCAAGACTATCCCATGTCCAAATGGGCAGTGGGGATTCGTACCAAAAACGCTACTGACAAAACAATAGAGCAAGCACTTGACAAAGGTTTAATTTTACGAACCCATATTCTTCGCCCCACTTGGCACCTTGTTTCGCCCAAAGATATTCGCTGGATGCTCGCCCTGACTGCCCCGCATATCCATCAAATTTCGGCGCATTATAACCGAAAAATGGAATTGAGCAGTGATTTATTGAATCTCACAGATGAGTTATTAGCCAAAGCCGTTGAAGGTGATAAGCACCTTACCAAAGCCGAATTAATGGTACATTTAGAATTAGCTGGAATAAATACTTCAGCGGGACGTAGTTCGCTCATTTTGATTCACGCCGAACTTAATGGAGTTCTTTGCAGCGGTAAACAAAACGGTAAGAACAACACCTATGCCTTGCTCGAAGAACGAGTAGCCCCTGCACCTAGCTATACCCGAGAAGAATCTTTAGGGCTTTTGGCTCGTCGTTATTTCCGTAGTCACGGCCCCGCCACTCTCCAAGATTTTGGATGGTGGTCGGGCTTAAAAATCAGCGATGCTAAGTTGGGTCTGGAGTCCGTCAAAAGTGAGTTCGTATCCGAAACCATTGAAGGGCAAACGTATTGGTTTTTACCTAACAGCCAAACAGCATTACAACCCTCCACTTTTTTGCTTCCTGCTTTCGACGAATTTATGGTAAGCTACAAAAACCGAGCCGCCTCCCTCGATTCATCAAACGTTTCGACGGCCATTACCGCCAATGGTATCTTCAAACCCATTATTGTCGTCAATGGACAAGTCAAAGGGCTTTGGAGTAGAACTTTCCAAAAAGAAAAAGTAAACATTCAAACTCACTTTTTTTCTGATACAATAACCGACCCTCCGCTGGCCAAAGCCGTCAAGGAATTTGCGTCCTTTTTAGGAAAAGAATTGACGTAA
- a CDS encoding ABC transporter ATP-binding protein encodes MDILYRYLRPYWKLIFVALTLAAINQIFSLLDPYIYRLVIDRYASHIKDFNESDYIWGVLKYVGMAIGAAMVSRIAKNFQDYFISVITQRVGTQIYTDGIKHSLALPYQVFEDQRSGQTLGVLQKVKTDTERMITSVVNVVFQSVIGITFVIFYALSVYWPIAPVYFLTIPIIAWLSSVLSKRIKKIQTKIVAETTALAGSTTESLRNIELVKSLGLTDQEVKRLNGNTEKILALELRKVKFVRTLGFVQGTTINFLRSCIVALMLWLIFKEVLTIGQYFSLLLYSFFIFGPLQELGNVIQLYREAEVSLNNFREILSRPIEAKPAKPATLTKIGKIDFRGVSFKHLTASRTALQDVSFEVKKGETIAFAGPSGSGKTTLIKLLVGLYDPEQGHIKYNGIDSREIDKDELREQIGFVAQDAQLFSGTIRENLQFVKPSATDADCLDVLKKAAAYSLLNRADNGLDTVIGEGGMKVSGGEKQRLSIARALLRNPNLLIFDEATSALDSLTEEEITQTIRDLSNNEQHITVLIAHRLSTIMHADRIFVLEKGKMVEAGNHEDLLAQKGLYYAMWRQQVGESETIG; translated from the coding sequence ATGGATATACTTTACCGCTACCTCCGACCTTATTGGAAACTTATTTTTGTGGCCTTGACATTGGCTGCTATTAACCAAATCTTCTCCCTGCTCGATCCCTACATTTACCGCTTGGTTATTGATCGTTATGCGTCGCACATCAAGGATTTCAACGAAAGCGATTATATATGGGGCGTTTTAAAATATGTTGGGATGGCAATTGGAGCCGCAATGGTTTCACGAATTGCCAAAAATTTTCAAGATTATTTTATTAGTGTAATTACCCAGCGCGTCGGTACGCAGATTTATACCGATGGGATTAAACACTCGTTGGCTTTGCCTTATCAAGTGTTTGAAGATCAAAGAAGTGGGCAAACGTTGGGCGTTTTACAAAAAGTCAAAACCGATACCGAACGCATGATTACGTCGGTTGTGAACGTCGTTTTTCAATCGGTGATTGGTATTACGTTTGTGATTTTTTACGCCTTGAGCGTGTATTGGCCTATTGCGCCTGTTTACTTTTTGACCATCCCCATCATTGCGTGGTTGAGCTCAGTGCTGAGTAAACGAATCAAGAAAATTCAAACCAAAATTGTGGCCGAAACAACCGCTTTGGCGGGAAGTACGACGGAATCGTTACGAAATATTGAGTTGGTGAAAAGTTTGGGACTTACCGACCAAGAAGTAAAGCGTTTGAATGGAAATACTGAAAAAATTCTGGCATTAGAACTCCGTAAAGTAAAATTTGTACGGACGCTTGGGTTTGTTCAAGGTACAACCATTAATTTTCTGCGAAGTTGTATTGTTGCGCTGATGCTTTGGCTTATCTTTAAAGAGGTGCTAACGATTGGGCAATATTTTTCACTTTTATTGTATTCATTTTTTATATTTGGCCCACTTCAAGAGCTGGGAAATGTGATACAATTGTACCGAGAAGCAGAGGTGTCTTTGAATAATTTTCGTGAAATTTTGAGCCGCCCCATTGAAGCTAAACCTGCCAAGCCCGCCACGCTGACAAAAATTGGAAAAATTGATTTTCGGGGTGTTTCATTTAAACATTTGACCGCTTCGAGAACGGCGTTACAAGATGTTAGTTTTGAGGTTAAAAAAGGAGAAACAATTGCTTTTGCGGGGCCTTCGGGAAGTGGTAAAACAACGCTCATAAAACTGTTGGTAGGCTTGTATGATCCCGAGCAAGGACACATTAAATACAACGGAATAGATAGCCGAGAAATTGACAAAGATGAGTTGCGTGAGCAAATAGGCTTTGTGGCACAAGATGCCCAGTTGTTTTCAGGTACCATCCGCGAAAATCTTCAGTTTGTAAAGCCATCTGCTACCGATGCCGATTGCTTAGATGTCTTGAAAAAAGCAGCGGCTTATTCGCTTTTAAATCGTGCTGATAATGGCCTAGATACCGTGATTGGGGAAGGAGGAATGAAAGTTTCGGGTGGAGAAAAGCAGCGTTTGTCTATTGCAAGGGCGTTGTTAAGAAACCCCAATTTGTTGATTTTTGATGAAGCTACGTCAGCGTTAGATTCATTAACCGAAGAAGAAATCACGCAAACAATTCGTGATTTATCGAATAATGAGCAGCATATTACCGTTCTTATTGCCCACCGTTTGAGTACAATTATGCACGCTGACCGAATTTTTGTTCTTGAAAAAGGAAAGATGGTAGAAGCGGGAAATCATGAAGATTTGTTGGCTCAAAAAGGACTCTATTACGCCATGTGGCGCCAGCAAGTTGGAGAAAGCGAAACGATTGGGTGA
- a CDS encoding carbon-nitrogen hydrolase family protein encodes MPLTLATAQYPITEHKNWDEWVIHTEKWVAQAAQQKAQLLLFPEYGSMEIVSILSPEIRQDIRQQVIELSTLQGDFCQVFENLARKYQVCIVAPSLPVVEDGKPYNRAFVFSPKGLIGYQDKFFMTRFEDEEWGIQSAPKVLTLFEGDWGSFGVQICYDVEFGIGSQLLCSAGASLILAPSCTETIRGATRVHVGARARALENQAYIAVSQTIGNAEWSPAVDINFGYTAMYCPPDKNLPEEGIVTQTPPQQAGWLVETLDFSLIEAVRTDGQVFNHKDHQRLHTQLISDEIKLIKRLI; translated from the coding sequence ATGCCCCTCACCCTTGCCACCGCCCAATACCCCATTACCGAACATAAAAATTGGGACGAATGGGTGATTCATACCGAGAAATGGGTAGCCCAGGCCGCCCAACAAAAAGCCCAATTGCTTCTTTTCCCTGAATACGGTTCGATGGAAATAGTAAGCATTCTTTCGCCCGAAATCCGCCAGGACATTCGCCAACAAGTAATTGAATTAAGTACCTTGCAGGGGGATTTCTGTCAAGTTTTTGAGAATTTAGCCCGTAAATACCAAGTTTGTATTGTTGCGCCCAGCCTCCCAGTTGTCGAAGATGGCAAGCCTTACAATCGCGCTTTTGTTTTTTCACCAAAAGGACTGATTGGCTACCAAGACAAGTTTTTTATGACGCGTTTTGAGGACGAAGAATGGGGCATTCAATCTGCCCCAAAGGTACTTACACTTTTTGAGGGAGATTGGGGAAGTTTTGGCGTTCAAATTTGTTACGATGTCGAATTTGGCATTGGTTCACAGTTACTTTGTTCTGCGGGTGCATCTCTTATCCTCGCACCAAGTTGTACCGAAACTATCCGTGGCGCTACCCGCGTTCATGTAGGCGCACGTGCGAGGGCCTTAGAAAATCAAGCGTATATTGCCGTTTCACAAACCATCGGAAATGCCGAGTGGTCGCCAGCGGTGGACATTAATTTTGGCTACACAGCCATGTACTGCCCTCCCGATAAAAACCTGCCCGAGGAAGGTATCGTTACTCAAACACCTCCACAACAAGCTGGCTGGTTAGTAGAAACGCTCGATTTTTCGCTCATCGAAGCCGTCCGCACAGATGGACAAGTCTTTAATCACAAAGACCACCAACGCCTTCATACTCAGCTTATCAGCGATGAAATAAAGCTCATTAAGCGGTTGATTTAA
- a CDS encoding Dabb family protein — protein sequence MKPSRFQVVAFALSLALLLGLYGFASYQQSEKLYKHAVTVTFKSGTSDTQIGVVDKSFKGLAKLKMVRSYEWGVVDDAKDPDHVKHVYVFTFGDKNDLPLYGASPEHQAHMKVGAEYIEAVSAVQYFQQ from the coding sequence ATGAAACCGTCTCGTTTTCAAGTGGTTGCTTTTGCTTTAAGCTTAGCACTGCTGCTCGGCCTGTACGGATTTGCCTCTTACCAGCAATCCGAAAAACTGTACAAACATGCAGTAACGGTGACGTTCAAATCAGGAACGTCTGACACGCAAATCGGCGTGGTTGATAAGTCTTTTAAAGGATTAGCTAAATTAAAAATGGTTCGGTCGTACGAATGGGGTGTAGTAGATGACGCCAAAGACCCCGACCACGTAAAGCATGTCTATGTTTTTACGTTTGGAGATAAGAACGACCTGCCGCTCTACGGTGCTTCTCCCGAACACCAAGCGCATATGAAAGTAGGTGCTGAGTACATTGAAGCAGTAAGTGCGGTGCAGTATTTTCAGCAGTAA
- a CDS encoding TonB-dependent receptor, which produces MKRFIATLLVLHLSIYVAFAHLGSVVGRVIDKSTKQPIVGATIVVADSKKGATTDATGFFQINNLEPNAYRIEVSFVGYSALSQLVTVKEDQTVNLEFGLTESQIQLSEVKVSASNPQHQQVISSLDIKTRPINNSQEVLRIVPGLVIGQHAGGGKAEQIFLRGFDIDHGTDIRLTVDGVPINMVSHAHGQGYADAHFIIPELIEGVDFKKGLYDADKGNFATAGWANFRTKTTLERSFAKAEVGQFNTYRLVSGVNVLKTNQHNAYLAGEYSYSDAYFEAPQNFNRINLLGKYHGHLTQNTNLTLTASTFWSKWNASGQIPDRSVADGSIGFFGAIDPNEGGETSRTNVNAELVTLTKRNHVWKNQLFYSNYNFELYSNFTFFLVDPVNGDQIRQKEGRNLWGYNSNYSIGHVIGDRQATLNAGLNYRHDLTNGSELSRTKDRTQLLEAIKLGDVNEANVGVYVDETIQLSPRLSATAGVRFDYFNNQYLDKLQNNTKFKANAAIVSPKLNVYYTYNPNVQLYVNLGKGFHSNDTRAVVAQNGLEVLPAAYGSDLGAIWKPFPRMLLNASYWYLWLNQEFVYVGDAGVVEPSGKSVRKGVDVSMRYQLSKKLFFDLDANWAKPRAVGEAEGQNYLPLAVNFTSVGGLTLKTEQGFSGSLRYRYIGNRPANEDNSIVAKGYFVTDALVNYSKNRFSVGLSVQNMFNTQWKETQFATESRLQNETEPVEEIHFTPGTPFNAKLSISWQF; this is translated from the coding sequence ATGAAAAGATTTATTGCCACACTACTTGTTCTTCATTTAAGTATTTATGTTGCATTCGCTCACCTAGGCAGTGTCGTCGGGAGGGTCATTGATAAATCGACCAAACAACCGATTGTAGGAGCTACCATCGTGGTGGCGGATTCTAAAAAAGGAGCAACGACGGACGCGACAGGCTTTTTTCAAATCAACAATTTAGAACCCAATGCGTACCGAATTGAAGTCTCATTTGTAGGGTATTCGGCACTTAGTCAATTAGTAACAGTGAAGGAGGACCAAACTGTAAACCTGGAGTTTGGACTGACCGAATCACAAATCCAGTTGAGTGAAGTGAAAGTATCGGCCTCGAACCCGCAGCACCAACAAGTAATATCAAGCCTTGACATAAAAACACGTCCCATCAACAATTCTCAAGAAGTGCTGCGCATTGTGCCAGGGCTGGTCATTGGTCAACACGCAGGTGGAGGCAAAGCTGAACAAATCTTCTTGCGCGGATTTGACATCGACCACGGAACGGATATTCGTCTGACGGTGGACGGCGTACCCATCAACATGGTGTCGCACGCACACGGCCAAGGGTATGCCGATGCGCACTTTATCATTCCAGAATTGATTGAAGGGGTGGATTTCAAAAAGGGGCTATACGACGCTGACAAAGGAAATTTTGCCACGGCAGGTTGGGCCAATTTTCGTACCAAAACAACCTTGGAACGCAGTTTTGCCAAAGCCGAAGTAGGGCAGTTTAACACCTATCGGTTGGTGTCGGGGGTTAATGTACTGAAAACCAACCAACACAATGCCTATCTTGCGGGTGAATACAGCTACTCGGATGCGTATTTTGAAGCGCCTCAAAATTTTAACCGAATCAATTTGTTGGGAAAATACCACGGGCATTTAACCCAAAATACCAACCTGACGCTGACGGCTTCGACTTTTTGGAGCAAGTGGAATGCCTCGGGTCAAATCCCTGACCGCTCAGTGGCCGATGGCTCGATTGGTTTTTTTGGAGCAATTGACCCTAACGAAGGAGGAGAAACTAGCCGCACCAATGTCAACGCGGAATTGGTGACATTGACGAAGCGCAATCACGTATGGAAGAATCAGTTATTTTATTCCAATTATAATTTTGAACTGTATTCAAACTTTACTTTTTTCTTGGTTGACCCTGTGAACGGTGACCAAATTCGCCAAAAGGAAGGCAGAAATTTGTGGGGCTATAACTCCAATTATTCAATAGGCCACGTCATTGGCGATAGACAAGCCACCTTAAATGCGGGGCTTAACTATCGCCACGACCTTACCAACGGTTCTGAATTGTCGCGGACAAAAGACCGCACGCAATTGTTGGAAGCCATCAAATTGGGCGATGTCAACGAAGCCAATGTAGGCGTGTATGTGGACGAAACCATCCAATTAAGCCCACGCCTGTCGGCAACGGCGGGGGTGCGTTTTGATTATTTTAACAACCAATACCTCGACAAACTCCAAAATAATACGAAATTTAAAGCCAATGCAGCCATCGTTTCGCCCAAATTGAACGTATATTATACCTACAACCCCAATGTGCAGTTGTACGTCAACCTCGGCAAAGGTTTTCATTCCAACGACACCCGCGCAGTGGTGGCTCAAAACGGCTTAGAAGTTTTGCCAGCCGCTTACGGTTCTGATTTAGGGGCAATTTGGAAGCCATTCCCGCGAATGCTCCTTAACGCCTCGTATTGGTATTTATGGCTTAACCAAGAGTTTGTCTATGTGGGTGATGCGGGGGTAGTGGAGCCTTCGGGCAAGTCAGTGCGCAAAGGTGTGGACGTGTCGATGCGTTATCAATTATCGAAAAAATTGTTCTTTGATTTGGATGCCAACTGGGCCAAACCACGCGCCGTAGGTGAAGCCGAAGGACAGAATTATCTGCCTTTGGCCGTTAATTTCACGAGCGTAGGTGGATTAACTTTAAAAACAGAACAAGGTTTTAGTGGCAGTTTACGTTATCGTTATATAGGCAACCGACCTGCAAATGAGGACAATAGCATTGTGGCCAAGGGCTACTTTGTGACGGATGCCTTGGTGAATTATTCCAAAAATCGTTTTTCAGTAGGTTTATCGGTGCAAAATATGTTCAATACCCAATGGAAAGAAACCCAATTTGCGACCGAAAGCCGCCTTCAGAACGAAACGGAGCCTGTGGAAGAAATCCATTTTACCCCAGGAACGCCATTTAATGCCAAGTTGAGCATTAGTTGGCAGTTTTGA
- a CDS encoding HupE/UreJ family protein encodes MILVLVFLFPQWGPGGSLSAHPMPNSMVVLNIHEKHISGEVLLPLSELQSAVGMSVNDHSERLVERLGGALREYLMKHIRPKSFEGVVWKVTVGEMQLLESNNPIVGTYKELAVEFEMTPPSGYDLRNFFFDYDVILHQVASHKALIHVKQDWAQGLVREDTLTQQIGVIEWDAVNNKLNPFLVSLQQGSRWKGFINMVHLGIDHIAEGTDHLLFVLTLLFPAMLVASDGRWRKRLALKASLLNLLKIITAFTVGHSLTLLIGALQWLHFPAKPIEVLITITILVAAFHALKPIYPKREVLIAGLFGLVHGLAFAETLTNLELSTTQMVLSILGFNVGIELMQLALIAVAFPLLFLLAKTSFYGPIRTVGAVMMMILAFAWMVERVQESPNFVTEWLASW; translated from the coding sequence ATGATATTGGTATTGGTATTTTTGTTCCCCCAATGGGGGCCAGGGGGCTCTCTCTCTGCCCACCCCATGCCCAATTCAATGGTAGTGTTAAACATCCACGAAAAGCATATTTCGGGTGAGGTTTTGTTGCCTTTAAGTGAGCTTCAATCTGCGGTTGGAATGAGTGTCAACGACCATTCTGAGCGATTGGTTGAGCGGCTAGGCGGGGCGCTTCGTGAGTATCTGATGAAACACATACGTCCTAAGAGTTTTGAAGGGGTAGTGTGGAAAGTTACGGTGGGGGAGATGCAGCTATTAGAGAGTAACAACCCCATCGTAGGTACGTACAAAGAGTTGGCCGTTGAGTTTGAAATGACCCCTCCGTCTGGCTACGACTTGCGCAATTTTTTCTTTGATTATGATGTCATCTTGCACCAAGTGGCAAGCCACAAAGCCTTGATTCATGTCAAGCAAGACTGGGCGCAGGGATTGGTGCGAGAAGATACCCTGACCCAACAGATTGGGGTCATTGAATGGGATGCTGTAAATAATAAATTGAATCCGTTTTTGGTGAGTTTACAACAAGGAAGCCGCTGGAAAGGATTTATCAACATGGTGCATTTGGGCATCGACCATATCGCCGAAGGTACTGATCATCTATTGTTTGTTCTTACGCTTCTTTTTCCAGCGATGCTGGTTGCTTCAGATGGACGTTGGCGTAAACGTTTAGCGCTGAAAGCCAGTTTGTTGAATCTTCTGAAAATTATCACGGCGTTTACCGTTGGGCATTCACTGACTTTACTCATTGGGGCGCTTCAATGGTTGCATTTTCCTGCGAAGCCCATTGAAGTGCTTATCACTATCACGATTTTGGTGGCGGCATTTCATGCGTTGAAACCCATTTACCCCAAACGAGAAGTACTCATTGCGGGATTGTTTGGATTGGTTCATGGCCTTGCCTTTGCCGAAACCCTCACCAATCTTGAGTTATCGACTACCCAAATGGTACTGAGTATTTTAGGGTTTAATGTGGGTATTGAGCTAATGCAATTGGCGCTCATCGCTGTGGCATTTCCCCTGTTGTTTTTATTGGCAAAAACCTCCTTTTACGGCCCTATACGTACTGTAGGAGCAGTGATGATGATGATTTTAGCATTTGCTTGGATGGTGGAACGAGTACAGGAAAGTCCCAATTTTGTGACTGAATGGTTGGCTAGTTGGTGA
- a CDS encoding nucleoside hydrolase codes for MRHLLIDTDTGSDDAVALLMAMKSPDVKVEVITIVAGNVPADKALQNALYMVDLCQYETKVYLGAEKPLIRPLFTAQFVHGDDGMGDIGLDLKGRKPLEGHAVDAIIDTVNKFPNEIEIITLGPLTNMALALAKAPEIASKIKSCVIMGGVGLGYGNITPVSEYNIWVDPEAAQMVFQSGMNMTMVGWDISIKYAAFDQKATQELRDIQKPLADFVVDIQGAKARFTSEITGAIGFDLPDPITVAVALDRTVATDIKKLYVEVVLGEGLTRGQTIVDHTNILKLKPNMEVVLEASREKFLAQLYGSFD; via the coding sequence ATGAGACATTTGTTGATTGATACAGACACAGGTTCGGACGATGCCGTTGCGTTGCTGATGGCGATGAAATCGCCTGATGTAAAGGTAGAAGTAATAACGATTGTGGCGGGAAATGTTCCAGCCGATAAAGCCTTACAAAATGCGCTTTATATGGTCGATTTATGCCAGTATGAAACGAAGGTATATTTGGGTGCAGAAAAGCCATTAATTCGGCCTTTATTTACTGCTCAGTTTGTTCACGGAGACGATGGAATGGGCGACATTGGGTTGGATTTAAAAGGACGTAAACCGTTGGAAGGACACGCCGTAGATGCCATCATTGATACCGTAAATAAGTTTCCTAATGAGATTGAAATCATTACGTTAGGGCCGTTGACAAACATGGCATTGGCTTTGGCAAAAGCACCAGAAATTGCCTCTAAAATAAAATCGTGTGTTATTATGGGAGGTGTTGGTTTGGGGTATGGGAATATCACGCCTGTATCCGAATACAATATTTGGGTGGATCCAGAAGCTGCTCAAATGGTGTTTCAATCGGGAATGAATATGACAATGGTAGGCTGGGATATTTCAATAAAATATGCGGCGTTTGACCAAAAAGCAACGCAAGAATTAAGGGATATTCAAAAGCCTTTGGCCGATTTTGTGGTGGATATTCAAGGCGCAAAAGCACGTTTTACTTCGGAAATAACAGGGGCAATTGGCTTTGATTTACCAGACCCAATAACCGTCGCTGTTGCGCTTGACAGAACAGTCGCAACTGACATCAAAAAACTGTACGTTGAAGTTGTTTTGGGAGAAGGGCTTACCCGTGGACAAACCATTGTAGATCATACAAATATTCTCAAGCTAAAACCAAACATGGAAGTTGTTTTAGAAGCATCGAGAGAGAAATTTTTAGCCCAATTATATGGCTCGTTTGATTAA
- a CDS encoding MFS transporter has translation MQAPQTTTFTSYQKIVITLLALTQFTVVLDFMVMSPLGDSLMKSMKISPTQFGFVVSSYAFSAGISGLLTAGFADKFDRKKLLLFFYTGFIIGTLFCGLAPTYETIVAARIITGLFGGVIGSISMAIITDLFSLQQRGRVMGFVQMGFGTSQVLGIPISLYLANGWGWQAPFIMIVGLSIILAVVILKILQPITAHLAIQSERNALSHLWHTIAKRDYRIGFLATSLLAIGGYMMMPFGSVYAVNNLKVSQQQLPIIFMVAGISTLITMPMIGRLSDRINKFNLFTIASVWMVIMVLIYTRLPVIPLWAIIIFNVSMMAGIMSRMVPATTMTSAIPNPQDRGAFMSVNSSLQQIAGGIASFIAGLIVVQPTNFSPLEHYDTLGIVTSTITLLCIGMMYRVKLMLDTNK, from the coding sequence ATGCAAGCACCCCAAACAACAACTTTTACATCTTACCAAAAAATTGTTATTACCCTCCTAGCACTCACTCAATTTACGGTAGTTTTAGATTTCATGGTCATGTCTCCCTTGGGAGATTCATTGATGAAATCTATGAAAATCTCTCCAACCCAATTCGGTTTTGTCGTTTCGAGTTATGCCTTTAGTGCGGGAATTTCTGGCTTATTGACGGCAGGTTTTGCTGACAAATTTGACCGTAAAAAGCTACTTTTATTTTTCTATACGGGTTTTATCATCGGGACACTTTTTTGTGGGTTGGCACCCACTTACGAAACCATCGTCGCCGCTCGCATCATTACGGGTTTATTCGGTGGCGTTATTGGCTCAATTAGCATGGCTATTATCACCGATTTATTCTCGCTCCAACAACGCGGGCGCGTCATGGGTTTTGTCCAAATGGGATTCGGGACAAGTCAGGTTTTGGGTATCCCCATCAGTTTATATTTGGCCAATGGCTGGGGCTGGCAAGCGCCATTTATTATGATAGTCGGTCTGAGCATTATATTGGCCGTTGTCATTTTGAAAATACTACAACCTATCACCGCTCACTTGGCCATTCAATCGGAGCGAAATGCCCTGTCTCACTTGTGGCATACCATCGCAAAACGTGATTATCGAATTGGTTTTTTGGCCACCTCATTATTGGCCATTGGCGGTTATATGATGATGCCTTTTGGTAGTGTTTATGCTGTCAATAACTTAAAAGTAAGCCAACAGCAATTGCCCATTATTTTTATGGTAGCAGGCATTAGTACCTTGATTACGATGCCCATGATTGGGCGCTTGAGCGACCGAATAAACAAGTTTAATTTATTCACAATTGCCTCCGTTTGGATGGTTATTATGGTGCTTATTTATACGCGCTTACCCGTTATACCGCTCTGGGCTATTATTATTTTTAACGTTTCAATGATGGCTGGGATTATGAGTAGAATGGTACCCGCTACGACCATGACATCGGCGATTCCCAATCCGCAAGACCGAGGAGCATTTATGAGTGTGAATTCATCTTTACAACAAATAGCGGGTGGAATAGCCTCTTTTATTGCGGGTTTAATTGTGGTTCAGCCAACAAATTTTAGTCCACTTGAACACTATGATACCCTCGGAATTGTCACTTCAACCATTACACTACTTTGTATCGGAATGATGTATCGGGTCAAATTAATGCTGGATACAAATAAATAA